One Candidatus Paceibacterota bacterium genomic region harbors:
- the tyrS gene encoding tyrosine--tRNA ligase, with the protein MKTALTRAVQNIYPSRELLEKKLAGGDKLRIYLGIDPTGPTLHIGHGVVLLKLRELQDLGHQIILLIGDFTAMIGDPSDKTAARKKLTKEEVLANCKNYVAQAGKIIDVDKTEIRFNSEWLGKMNFADVLELAANFTVQQMLERDMFEKRLENKQPIYLHEFFYPAMQGYDSEALRVDAEVGGNDQTFNMLAGRTLMSKQGKEKFVMSVKLLTDPTGKKMGKSEGNMVTMEDSPESMFGKVMSWPDTMMETAFEICTRVPADEYKKITEGNPLEAKLALAGAITKIYHGETGAKEGREYFAATIQNKELPTDITEVTAEKGDALSEIILKHKLVASKGEFTRLVKEGGVQINGEKLHDPFYKISEPITVKIGKLRYLKILV; encoded by the coding sequence ATGAAAACAGCACTAACGCGTGCGGTACAAAATATATATCCGAGTCGCGAGCTTTTAGAAAAAAAACTGGCGGGCGGTGACAAGCTCCGTATTTATCTGGGTATCGACCCGACCGGGCCGACGCTACACATTGGTCATGGCGTGGTGCTTCTGAAACTGCGCGAACTGCAGGATTTGGGACACCAGATTATCTTACTCATTGGGGATTTCACGGCGATGATCGGAGATCCGAGCGACAAAACCGCAGCACGAAAAAAATTAACAAAAGAAGAAGTGCTTGCGAACTGCAAAAACTATGTCGCGCAAGCCGGCAAGATCATCGATGTCGACAAAACAGAGATAAGATTCAATAGTGAGTGGCTGGGAAAAATGAATTTTGCAGATGTGTTGGAGCTTGCGGCAAATTTTACTGTTCAACAAATGCTCGAACGAGATATGTTCGAGAAGCGACTCGAAAACAAACAACCGATTTATTTGCACGAGTTTTTCTATCCGGCAATGCAAGGATACGATTCGGAAGCGCTCCGGGTTGATGCTGAAGTTGGCGGGAACGACCAAACATTTAATATGCTCGCCGGCAGAACTCTCATGTCCAAACAGGGCAAAGAAAAGTTTGTGATGAGTGTTAAGCTTCTGACAGATCCAACCGGGAAGAAGATGGGCAAGTCGGAAGGTAATATGGTGACCATGGAAGACTCACCAGAAAGTATGTTTGGCAAGGTTATGAGTTGGCCCGACACAATGATGGAAACGGCTTTTGAAATCTGCACACGCGTGCCGGCTGATGAATACAAAAAAATAACAGAAGGTAATCCGCTTGAGGCGAAACTGGCTTTGGCTGGCGCGATTACGAAGATTTATCACGGAGAGACGGGAGCCAAGGAGGGCAGAGAGTACTTTGCCGCGACTATTCAGAACAAAGAATTACCCACAGATATCACTGAAGTTACAGCCGAGAAGGGCGACGCGCTTTCAGAAATAATATTAAAACATAAGCTCGTCGCCTCGAAAGGCGAATTCACGAGGCTTGTTAAAGAAGGCGGAGTGCAGATAAACGGCGAAAAGCTCCACGACCCATTCTATAAAATAAGCGAACCGATCACAGTTAAAATCGGCAAGTTGCGTTATCTGAAGATTCTCGTTTAA
- a CDS encoding crossover junction endodeoxyribonuclease RuvC → MKVIAIDPGYERMGIAVVEHKKGTSDTLLYSACVRTSPKLEFSERLFNLGEEFWLQIRKWKPEVFAVEKLYFENNQKTAMNVAEVKGMLAYIAMSEKLRVAEFTPLQIKVAVTGYGRATKADIFKMIPKLIDIKKEIELDDEYDAIAIALTCLATKR, encoded by the coding sequence ATGAAAGTTATTGCCATCGACCCAGGATACGAACGAATGGGTATCGCTGTTGTCGAGCATAAAAAAGGCACTTCTGACACTTTGCTTTATTCTGCCTGTGTTCGCACTTCGCCCAAACTTGAATTCAGCGAACGTCTTTTTAATTTGGGCGAAGAATTTTGGTTACAGATACGTAAATGGAAGCCGGAGGTCTTCGCTGTCGAGAAATTATATTTCGAAAATAATCAGAAGACCGCGATGAACGTGGCGGAAGTAAAAGGCATGCTCGCCTATATTGCCATGTCGGAAAAGTTGCGAGTTGCAGAATTTACACCGCTCCAAATAAAAGTTGCGGTAACCGGATACGGCAGAGCAACCAAGGCAGACATATTTAAAATGATTCCTAAGCTTATCGACATAAAAAAAGAAATAGAACTCGATGATGAGTACGATGCAATAGCAATCGCGCTCACATGTTTGGCAACAAAACGGTAG
- a CDS encoding YebC/PmpR family DNA-binding transcriptional regulator, whose protein sequence is MSGHNKWSKIKHKKGAEDAKKSKLYSVLVRQITMEVKQANGDANSPRVRTLIDKARAANMPNENIERAIKKAQGAGAENYTEILFEGYGPGGVALMIEGITDSKNRANAEIKHAMETFGGSLGTPGSASWAFMKGPEGWLANSPLPINDADAEKLGELIDALEELEDVKTVYHGALE, encoded by the coding sequence ATGAGCGGTCATAACAAATGGTCTAAGATAAAGCATAAGAAGGGTGCGGAAGATGCAAAGAAGAGTAAATTGTATTCTGTGCTGGTGCGCCAGATAACAATGGAGGTCAAGCAGGCCAATGGCGATGCCAACTCGCCAAGAGTAAGAACGTTGATTGATAAGGCCCGTGCCGCCAATATGCCCAACGAAAATATCGAGCGCGCCATCAAGAAAGCGCAAGGCGCGGGGGCCGAAAATTATACTGAAATACTTTTCGAGGGTTACGGCCCAGGCGGAGTTGCCCTCATGATAGAAGGCATTACCGACAGCAAGAATCGCGCTAATGCCGAGATCAAGCACGCGATGGAAACCTTCGGCGGTAGCCTCGGTACACCCGGCTCGGCCTCTTGGGCATTTATGAAAGGCCCCGAGGGCTGGCTCGCCAACTCCCCACTCCCCATAAATGATGCCGATGCCGAAAAACTCGGTGAGCTCATCGACGCATTAGAGGAACTTGAGGATGTAAAGACTGTCTACCACGGCGCGTTAGAGTAA
- the ruvB gene encoding Holliday junction branch migration DNA helicase RuvB produces MSSDEITIKSDDRFLDSALRPSTWDEYVGQETIKNNLKILLRAAKERQHPPEHLLFYGPPGLGKTTLAYLIAKEMVAQIKVTSGPAIEKVGDVASILTNLSAGDILFIDEIHRLHKSIEEVLYPAMESGSLNIIIGKGPSARTIQLDLPPFTLIAATTQAARISAPLRSRFSGGTFHMEFYTETEIERIIKRSAKILGVELEEGGAKEISSRSRKTPRIANHFLKRVRDFAQVNKIPLNMKAVKEALALLEIDELGLGTTDRKVLSTMIEKFAGGPVGLSTIAAAISEEEATIEEVNEPYLLQEGLIERTPRGRVVTTRGYVHLGYDVPKSRQEKLL; encoded by the coding sequence ATGTCAAGTGACGAAATCACCATAAAATCAGACGACCGATTCTTGGATAGCGCCCTGCGCCCATCCACTTGGGATGAGTACGTGGGTCAAGAGACTATCAAGAATAATCTGAAGATACTTTTGCGCGCGGCCAAGGAGCGCCAACATCCGCCGGAGCACTTATTATTTTACGGCCCGCCGGGTCTCGGCAAAACGACGCTCGCCTATCTCATCGCCAAGGAGATGGTAGCGCAGATAAAAGTCACTTCCGGTCCCGCTATCGAGAAAGTCGGCGATGTTGCCTCAATACTCACCAATCTTTCTGCTGGCGATATTCTCTTTATAGATGAAATTCATAGACTTCATAAAAGTATCGAGGAAGTTTTATATCCCGCCATGGAGTCCGGGTCTCTCAATATTATTATCGGCAAAGGTCCGTCAGCGCGCACGATACAGCTTGACCTACCGCCCTTTACTTTAATTGCCGCAACGACACAAGCGGCTCGGATTTCTGCGCCTTTGCGTTCGCGATTCTCGGGCGGGACATTTCATATGGAATTTTATACAGAAACCGAGATTGAACGCATCATCAAGCGCTCGGCGAAAATATTAGGCGTAGAGCTCGAAGAAGGCGGGGCGAAAGAAATTTCTTCACGAAGCCGTAAGACTCCGCGTATCGCCAATCATTTTCTCAAACGCGTCCGTGATTTCGCTCAAGTTAATAAAATTCCGCTTAATATGAAGGCGGTAAAGGAGGCACTCGCATTGCTTGAAATAGACGAGCTCGGCCTTGGCACAACCGACAGAAAAGTTTTATCGACGATGATAGAAAAGTTTGCCGGTGGGCCAGTAGGCTTAAGCACTATAGCCGCAGCAATTTCTGAAGAAGAGGCAACAATAGAAGAGGTCAACGAGCCGTATCTACTGCAAGAAGGTTTGATAGAAAGAACACCGCGCGGTCGTGTCGTCACAACTCGCGGGTATGTACATTTAGGATACGATGTGCCAAAATCGAGACAAGAAAAGCTATTATAA
- a CDS encoding NUDIX domain-containing protein, whose protein sequence is MEKDKKIVIKVRAVILHDGQLLTVRHAGNMDYVALPGGHLEYGEDLKQCVSREMIEELGVKPEIGRLLYISTFVEEEKGKQYVEAFFEIKNGIDYVGCEKLARSHAQELDEIVWVSPSDTVCIMPKSFGDDFMAGKLLSDEVRYISVF, encoded by the coding sequence ATGGAAAAAGATAAAAAAATTGTCATCAAGGTTCGCGCAGTTATTTTGCACGATGGTCAATTGCTGACAGTTCGGCATGCGGGGAATATGGACTACGTCGCTCTTCCGGGCGGACACTTAGAATATGGAGAAGATTTAAAACAATGCGTATCCAGAGAAATGATTGAAGAGCTCGGAGTTAAGCCAGAAATAGGAAGATTGCTTTATATCAGTACGTTCGTTGAGGAAGAAAAAGGGAAGCAGTACGTAGAAGCATTTTTCGAAATAAAAAACGGGATAGATTATGTCGGTTGTGAAAAGCTAGCCCGTTCTCATGCCCAAGAACTTGATGAGATAGTTTGGGTGAGTCCTAGTGACACTGTATGTATTATGCCGAAAAGCTTCGGCGACGATTTTATGGCAGGGAAACTTCTTTCCGACGAAGTCAGATACATTAGTGTGTTCTAG
- a CDS encoding type II toxin-antitoxin system HicA family toxin, producing the protein MSKPLPRRELIRRLRANGFTGPFSGGKHEEMERGDLRVTIPNPHTGDISGILIEKIRKQAGISKKDFEK; encoded by the coding sequence ATGTCAAAGCCTTTGCCGCGGCGTGAGCTGATTCGACGATTACGCGCAAACGGATTTACCGGCCCCTTTAGCGGTGGCAAACACGAGGAAATGGAACGCGGTGATTTAAGGGTGACTATCCCCAATCCGCATACGGGCGACATCTCCGGAATACTTATTGAAAAAATACGCAAGCAGGCGGGAATTTCAAAAAAGGATTTTGAGAAATGA
- a CDS encoding ATPase, T2SS/T4P/T4SS family: MAQFNDDLGTKKITELHQEEAEELAQMLAGKYSIPYADLSKFSINTDALRSIPEAEARAANVAAFQLVGRKLELAILTPNNPHLPEIMENLKRNKYEVGQHLVSNVSLERAWERYKEVSEATVTRAGLIDIAGDRMMEFVDKLKSLKALEVTIEEIISSAKEKSHGTSLVFEAILAGAISLSASDIHIEPEEGNVRVRYRMDGVLHDAAYIGNDTYHLIISRIKLVSGMKLNVKLSAQDGRFSITLSDNTLEIRVSVLPGNYGESVVMRILDPKSLAIKLSDMGIEPHLYEVIQHEIAKPNGMILTTGPTGSGKSTTLYAFLNQVNESGTKIITIEDPIEYHLKGISQTQVNEEKGYTFLEGLRSALRQDPDIIMVGEIRDSETAKIAINSSLTGHLVFSTLHTNNAAGAIPRLIDLGVNPKVISSALTLTLAQRLLRRLCSECKIMREPTVDEKKVIDETLASIDSSCKVPIPDKSKVGDVGPNKACEKCAGIGYKGRIGVFEGILMTRAVEETVINNPSERDIKKAAAPEGILDMRQDGVIKVLQGVTSMAELGRVVDLYNLT, translated from the coding sequence ATGGCGCAATTTAATGACGACCTAGGCACTAAAAAGATTACAGAGCTCCATCAAGAGGAGGCGGAAGAGCTGGCCCAGATGCTTGCCGGCAAATACTCTATTCCCTACGCCGACCTCTCTAAATTCTCTATTAATACGGACGCTCTGCGCTCTATTCCGGAGGCCGAGGCACGGGCGGCGAACGTCGCCGCCTTCCAGCTCGTTGGCCGCAAGCTCGAGCTCGCTATCCTTACCCCCAACAACCCTCATCTGCCGGAGATAATGGAGAATTTGAAGCGCAATAAGTACGAGGTCGGCCAGCATTTGGTCTCTAATGTCTCGCTCGAACGCGCATGGGAAAGGTACAAGGAGGTATCGGAGGCGACGGTCACGCGCGCAGGGCTTATCGATATCGCCGGAGACCGGATGATGGAGTTCGTTGATAAGCTCAAGTCGCTCAAAGCCCTCGAAGTGACAATTGAAGAGATTATTTCTTCGGCGAAAGAGAAGAGTCATGGCACTTCACTCGTTTTCGAAGCGATTCTCGCCGGCGCCATTTCTCTCTCCGCATCAGACATCCATATCGAACCGGAAGAAGGCAATGTGCGCGTGCGTTATCGTATGGATGGCGTGCTCCATGATGCCGCTTATATCGGTAATGACACTTATCATCTGATCATATCGCGCATCAAGCTTGTCTCGGGAATGAAATTAAATGTGAAGCTAAGCGCACAGGACGGCAGATTCTCTATCACATTATCTGACAATACATTAGAAATCCGCGTATCCGTATTACCGGGCAACTATGGCGAGTCAGTGGTGATGCGTATCTTGGATCCTAAGTCCTTGGCCATCAAGCTTTCCGACATGGGTATCGAGCCGCATCTCTATGAAGTCATCCAGCACGAGATAGCCAAGCCGAACGGTATGATACTGACCACCGGTCCGACGGGCTCCGGTAAATCAACGACTCTCTACGCGTTTCTGAATCAAGTCAACGAGTCCGGCACGAAAATCATTACTATAGAGGACCCAATCGAATATCACTTGAAGGGTATTTCACAGACACAAGTTAATGAAGAGAAAGGATATACATTTCTGGAGGGACTTAGATCTGCGCTCCGCCAAGATCCCGACATTATAATGGTGGGAGAAATCCGCGACAGTGAGACGGCCAAGATTGCCATCAACTCGTCCTTGACCGGCCACTTGGTATTCTCGACACTGCACACCAACAATGCCGCTGGCGCTATCCCCCGTCTCATAGACCTCGGCGTTAATCCTAAAGTTATCAGTTCTGCATTAACTTTAACATTGGCCCAGCGCTTACTCCGCCGACTTTGCAGTGAATGCAAGATAATGCGCGAACCGACAGTAGACGAGAAAAAAGTTATCGATGAGACACTTGCCTCTATAGATTCGTCATGTAAGGTGCCGATTCCGGACAAAAGTAAGGTTGGCGACGTAGGGCCGAATAAAGCATGTGAAAAGTGCGCGGGGATAGGATATAAAGGGCGCATCGGCGTCTTCGAAGGTATCTTAATGACCCGCGCCGTAGAAGAGACGGTCATCAATAATCCGAGCGAGCGCGATATCAAAAAAGCGGCCGCGCCCGAGGGCATCCTCGATATGCGGCAAGACGGCGTGATAAAAGTATTGCAAGGCGTAACCTCGATGGCCGAACTCGGCCGTGTCGTCGATCTTTACAATCTGACGTAA